Genomic window (Gemmatimonadaceae bacterium):
ATGTGGATGCGCGTGGTGCGGAGGCTTTGCTTAGGCATACAGATGATTACCTCGGAAGCTGGAAGGCCCATGGTGCGCCTCTGACCTCGGGCCGCGACTGGAGCGAAAACCGCTTTCTCACCATTGCGGTGGATCAGAACCGTGAGGGCGCTTCGGGTTGTTCAATCGACGGGTTGTTCCGAACTCTGAAGAACATCGAACCCGAAATCGGCGCGCAGCTCGTCACGAGCGGACTAATCTACTTTCGTTCGAATGACTCGAACGTGCATGCCGTCACGCGCGACGAATTCTCCGAGCTCAGCGCGGCCGGAAGGGTCAATGGCGATACGGAAGTATTCGATACGTCAGTCGTCACCTTGGGTGAATGGCGCGGACGGTTCAAGTCCCGGGCCGCCGATTCATGGCATCACTCGCTGATGCATGAGCGTATCCTGAGCGGTGAAACGAACGGGTGAAGACCCACACTTCGTATCTGACATTCAACACGAAAAAGCGGCAGGAGATCATCGACATCACCGACGATGTCGAAGCGTGTCGCGCTGCAGCCGGCATCGACGACGGATTCGTGCTGGTGTCGGCAATGCACATCTCGGCGTCGGTATTCGTGAACGACCACGAGCCGAATCTGTGGAAGGACATTCTTGACTGGCTCGAGACCCGGGTGGCACCGTGGTCGCCGGATGAATACAGGCACAACAGCGGAACCGGTGAGGACAACGCAGCGGCACATTTGAGGTCGCTGACAATCGGGCATGAAGTGATAGTTCCCGTAACCAGAGGCAAGCTCGACTTCGGCCCATGGCAGCGCGTGTTTTATGGTGAATGGGACGGAAGGCGGCCGAAACGGGTGGTGATCAAGGCAATGGGGGTGTAGCAGCGGCGGCAGTAGGATTCAACCTCATGCTCTCAGATAATCTGCGCGCCAGTTCTTCACCTCCCGCTTGATATCCGCCGACTTCTGGAACTCACCGGCGAGCGTACGACGGACGAGGTCAGTTAACTCATTGTCAGACGCAAAGCGTAGTGCAATAAGCTGAGACGGTGTCAGATCGTCCACCCGGCCGCGGAGATCCTCCGGAAGAATGCGGGAGAGTCGCAGGCGTTCCTCGAGTCGGATCACACGATCCTGAACTCGTATCGAATGGCCGCGAATTGCCAGGGCAACCAGCACCAGTGCCACCGCCACAAACAACTGCCATAGCGTCACCCCACCGGGATTCTGAATGAGAACCCAGACGGCGTAAAGCGCGTTGAGCACCAGCACGGTCGCGCCAACCAGGTAGAGCGCAGGCGGCCGGCGGGTGTGAGTGGCGTAAGTCTGCTCCTGCTGCGCCATCGCTGACTCCAGAAAAGTTAGTGAAAAAATTCTTCGGCCGAATGACTGCGTCTACGATCCAGCGCGAGCATCGGACGCGCTCACCCCGATGCCTGCATCCGCTTCCGCGGCATAGCGCTTCAACCGTCCAATCATGGCATTGAGACCAACTTCGCGGGCGCCAAGTCCGATACTTTCCATGAGAGTGCGAACGAAATCGGACGGAATGGCCAGCGTGGTCGACGGCGGCTGGCCGTTCACGGCACCGAAGACAATCGCCAGGACGGCAGCGATCGTCGGCGACTGGCGCGCATTGAGGTCGGCGTGAAAATACATCCTGCCGTCGACCATCTCAGGGATGATATCAACGCGAGTCTGGCATTCGGGGACGTTAAACTCCGCGCGATCGAGGCCCTTGAGGCGCTCAGGCAACGGCTCGAGCTTTTTCGAATACTGAACGAGCGCCTGCATCTTTTCTTCGCGCGCCATCGAGCGGAAAAGCCTCAGTACACGGTCAATGGATGGGGGGAGGGCGACTGATGCGGTCTGGTCCATCATGCAATCTAGCCGGGCCCGCGAAATGTCTGGAATGGCACGAAACTCTCATTGGCTGCATTGTCACCTCAACATTCAAACACCAGGGAACAGAATGCCAACGCGTAAAGCGAGTGCGAAGTGGGAAGGCGGTATGAAAGGCGGGAAGGGCAGCTTCAATGGCGAGAGCGGAGCAATCACCGGCCAGTACAACTTTGGATCCCGGTTCGAAAACGGAACCGGCTCCAATCCCGAGGAGCTGCTGGCTGCTGCCGAGGCTGCATGCTTCAGCATGGCTCTGAGTGGAAGTCTCGAAAGAAACGGGACGCCGGCAACGAGTGTTGACACCAGCGCCGCGTGTACGGTGGAGAAATCCGGCGACGGATTCGCGATTACCCGTATGAAGCTCGACGTCTCAGCGTCGGTGCCAGATATCGACGACGCGAAATTTCAGGAAATTGCGAATGCAACCCTTACCGGCTGCCCGGTATCGAAAGCGTTCAAGGGAAACATGGATATCGAGCTGGACGCGCGGCTCGTGTGATCGGCCCGTTGCGTGTTACGCAGGCCTGGCCCAGCCGGGCTTTGCGTCGCACGCATCGCAGTTCCCGCAGGTCCAACCGGGCGCATCCTGTTCGCCGAAGTGCTCGAGAATGAATTTTGTGCGGCATTGAGTGGTCTGACAGAATTCGATGATGGTGCGAAGTTTCCGCTGATCGTTGGCCCGCCGCTCCTCGTAATCGTGGAGGTCCGCGCTCAGATCGACTGAAGTAAGGTTGCCCTGCAGTCGTTGCCAGCGCCCGCCACGATGCTCCCGCACGAGGCCATGCCGCTTGAGAAGCGCGAACACGATCTTCGCTTTCCGCTGCGTGACTTCTGTAATCGTTGTGATATCATCCAGCGCGACCGGCGTATCGAGCGGATATTTCTCGAGCGCCAGGGCAACGAGCGCCGCCTCTGCGACCTCGGGGTATTTGCCGCCCAGAAAATAGGATTGTATTCGCCGGTCTTCTACCCTGTAGAGCATCGTGCATGTCGCCGGCAATCCATCGCGCCCGGCTCGCCCGGCTTCCTGATAGTAGGCCTCTATCGAGCCCGGGAAATGATAGTGAACAACAAACCTGATCTCCTGCTTGTCGATTCCCAATCCGAAAGCATTGGTGGCGATGATCGCTTTGAGTTTCCCGCTCATGAATGCGTTCTGAACCGCTTTTCTGTCGGCTGCCGTGCGCTTTCCGTGATACAGTCCAATGTCGAAGTGGTCGCAGAACTGCCGGTGGAGGCGTTCCGCTTCCTTAACGGTCGCAACGTAAATGACCCCGGACCCCTCCTCCTCGGCGAGAATCTGCCCGACAATTGTGTCCTTGATGTTGTCATTTACAGTACGCCTCACCTCGAATCTCAGGTTCGGGCGCGCGAAACCGGTGATGGTGATGTGTGGCTCGTGCATGCCGAGGCTGCGCGCGATGTCGTCCTGTACCTCCTGAGTGGCGGTAGCAGTAAGCGCGAGTATCGGCGGGCGGCCAAGCCGCTTTGCGATCGAGCCAAGGCTCAGATAATCGGGCCGGAAATCATGGCCCCACTGGCTGACACAATGGGCTTCGTCAATCACGAACAGACTTACCGTGCGGCTCAGCAGCCGGTCGAAGAATTCGCGATCCTTGAACCGCTCAGGCGTGAGGTAGAGCAGCGCTCCTTCGCCAGCGGATATCTGGCGCTGCGCTTCGCGAGTCTCGAGCGAAGACAGGTGCGAGTGCATCGCGACTGCG
Coding sequences:
- a CDS encoding OsmC family peroxiredoxin, which produces MPTRKASAKWEGGMKGGKGSFNGESGAITGQYNFGSRFENGTGSNPEELLAAAEAACFSMALSGSLERNGTPATSVDTSAACTVEKSGDGFAITRMKLDVSASVPDIDDAKFQEIANATLTGCPVSKAFKGNMDIELDARLV
- a CDS encoding SufE family protein gives rise to the protein MAREEKMQALVQYSKKLEPLPERLKGLDRAEFNVPECQTRVDIIPEMVDGRMYFHADLNARQSPTIAAVLAIVFGAVNGQPPSTTLAIPSDFVRTLMESIGLGAREVGLNAMIGRLKRYAAEADAGIGVSASDARAGS
- a CDS encoding ATP-dependent DNA helicase RecQ, whose product is MGKKVSRVAARVLLRERFGHTDFRTGQWGPIEALLAGHDALVVMPTGSGKSIVYQLAALALPGLTIVVSPLIALMKDQQDKLSAQGVDAVAMHSHLSSLETREAQRQISAGEGALLYLTPERFKDREFFDRLLSRTVSLFVIDEAHCVSQWGHDFRPDYLSLGSIAKRLGRPPILALTATATQEVQDDIARSLGMHEPHITITGFARPNLRFEVRRTVNDNIKDTIVGQILAEEEGSGVIYVATVKEAERLHRQFCDHFDIGLYHGKRTAADRKAVQNAFMSGKLKAIIATNAFGLGIDKQEIRFVVHYHFPGSIEAYYQEAGRAGRDGLPATCTMLYRVEDRRIQSYFLGGKYPEVAEAALVALALEKYPLDTPVALDDITTITEVTQRKAKIVFALLKRHGLVREHRGGRWQRLQGNLTSVDLSADLHDYEERRANDQRKLRTIIEFCQTTQCRTKFILEHFGEQDAPGWTCGNCDACDAKPGWARPA
- a CDS encoding DUF6526 family protein: MAQQEQTYATHTRRPPALYLVGATVLVLNALYAVWVLIQNPGGVTLWQLFVAVALVLVALAIRGHSIRVQDRVIRLEERLRLSRILPEDLRGRVDDLTPSQLIALRFASDNELTDLVRRTLAGEFQKSADIKREVKNWRADYLRA
- a CDS encoding secondary thiamine-phosphate synthase enzyme YjbQ, which gives rise to MKTHTSYLTFNTKKRQEIIDITDDVEACRAAAGIDDGFVLVSAMHISASVFVNDHEPNLWKDILDWLETRVAPWSPDEYRHNSGTGEDNAAAHLRSLTIGHEVIVPVTRGKLDFGPWQRVFYGEWDGRRPKRVVIKAMGV